Proteins from a genomic interval of Cryptococcus neoformans var. grubii H99 chromosome 8, complete sequence:
- a CDS encoding Gly-Xaa carboxypeptidase: MGPPNEKQILPSTIPPKEAEQPRKKARFGLYQFLIAFLFIQSLLYISPFPKFSIFNNLIEDSSSPTNGTCQQADPIYPKSFNPSELVKGEKEQIIGWLSGAVKVPTETFDVMGEIGEDERWDVFYKFADYLEESFPLVQKHLKRNRVVTHALVFEWEGSDSSLKPLLLTGHQDVVPVLPATRDQWTHDPFGGEYDGKYIWGRGSSDDKSGTIGALSAVELLLKSGKFTPRRTVILAFGIDEETGGKVGALNIGQWLEEKYGKDSMALLVDEGNGIESAWGQLFAAPAVGEKGYMDLELKVETLGGHSSVPPAHTGIGYISLLIAALERHPHEPYLSPSSPLVNFISCAANSPAHIPSYLAKAIHKVEKSLKHGDDKKVNRKALKQVEDWWVTGSYEDGTLGKGMGKAMVSTTQAVDIINGGLKVNALPESVVAIVNHRINLASSVAELQQQITDVIAPVASKLNLAVEAFGKEIQAHGHGCHFSKDEGPKAGKVILNVAFNSSLDPAPVSPFTVDSPAWRLLSGTVKGVYATRPGAEETEAGSDEIIMAPSISTGNTDTKRYWNLTKNIYRFAYQIMGPGFNNIHTIDEHIEADAFIEQVRWFMNFIVNVDESDEV; encoded by the exons ATGGGCCCACCGAACGAGAAACAGATATTGCCATCGACCATTCCACCCAAAGAGGCAGAACagccaaggaagaaagcCCGATTTGGGTTGTATCAATTCCTCAttgccttccttttcataCAATCCCTTCTCTACAtttctccctttccaaAGTTTTCAATTTTTAACAATCTTATCGAGGATAGCTCCTCTCCTACCAACGGTACTTGCCAGCAAGCTGATCCTATCTATCCTAAATCGTTCAACCCCTCTGAACTTGTCaagggcgagaaggagcagaTTATTGGATGGCTCAGTGGAGCAGTCAAAGTGCCGACCGAGACTTTCGATGTAATGGGCgagattggagaagatgaacgCTGGGATGTATTCTACAAGTTCGCTGATT ATCTGGAGGAATCTTTCCCGCTCGT ACAAAAacatttgaagaggaatAGGGTCGTCACTCATGCTCTTGTCTTCGAGTGGGAAGGCTCCGATTCCTCCCTCAAACCTTTATTGCTCACCGGTCACCAAG ATGTGGTACCCGTTCTTCCTGCTACCCGCGATCAATGGACTCATGACCCCTTCGGAGGGGAGTATGACGGGAAGTACATCTGGGGTCGAGGATCTAGCGATGACAAGTCTGGTACAATTGGTGCTCT CTCTGCCGTCGAGCTTTTATTAAAATCGGGAAAGTTTACTCCTCGACGGACTGTCATTCTCGCGTTCGGCATTGATGAAGAGACTGGCGGCAAGGTG GGTGCACTTAATATTGGTCAATGGCTGGAAGAAAAATACGGCAAGGACTCTATGGCCTTGTTGGTTGATGAGGGCAACGGTATTGAGTCTGCATGGGGTCAA CTCTTTGCGGCCCCTGCGGTGGGCGAGAAGGGCTATATGGATCTTGAACTCAAGGTAGAAACCCTCGGTGGCCACAGCTCTGTGCCTC CTGCTCACACTGGTATTGGCTatatctctcttctcattGCTGCTCTTGAGCGCCACCCTCACGAACCTTACCTCagtccttcctctcctctcgtCAACTTTATCTCTTGTGCAGCCAACTCACCCGCTCACATCCCTTCCTATCTCGCCAAGGCTATCCACAAGGTGGAGAAATCTCTCAAGCACGGTGATGATAAGAAAGTGAACAGGAAGGCCTTGAAACAGGTCGAAGACTGGTGGGTTACTGGCAGCTACGAGGATGGGACGTTGGGTAAGGGTATGGGTAAAGCTATGGTGTCCACTACCCAGGCAGTTGATATCATCAATGGCGGTCTGAAAGTCAACGCTTTG CCCGAAAGTGTTGTAGCCATTGTGAACCACCGAATCAACTTGGCCTCATCCGTTGCCGAACTCCAGCAGCAGATCACAGACGTCATCGCCCCTGTTGCCTCCAAGCTCAACCTTGCTGTTGAAGCTTTCGGTAAAGAGATTCAAGCCCATGGACACGGATGCCACTTCTCCAAGGATGAAGGCCCCAAGGCTGGCAAGGTGATCCTCAATGTGGCATTCAACTCCAGCCTTGACCCTGCTCCTGTCTCGCCATTCACTGTCGATAGTCCTGCTTGGAGGCTGTTGTCTGGAACCGTGAAGGGGGTTTATGCTACAAGGCCTGGTGCTGAGGAGACTGAGGCCGGGAGCGATGAGATTATCATGGCGCCCTCCATCTCAACTGGT aacacCGACACTAAGCGGTATTGGAACCTTACCAAGAATATCTACCGATTTGCTTATCAGATAATGGGCCCCGGGTTCAACAATATTCACACCATCGATGAGCACATT GAGGCCGACGCCTTCATTGAGCAAGTCCGATGGTTCATGAACTTTATCGTCAACGTAGATGAGAGTGATGAAGTTTGA